From Proteiniborus sp. MB09-C3, the proteins below share one genomic window:
- a CDS encoding glycosyltransferase family 2 protein has product MDNFKSKVVAVIPVYNEESFIENTINNIRQIDLIDEIIVVDDGSTDRTKEIVSKLDVTFIGLDKNRGKGYAINKAIEYSDFDYLVLIDGDLGKTSDEAIKLILPAINKEADVIIARFQKAKKKGGFGLVKKLANNGVYYYTGEKITSTLSGQRVYNRKAINSIDYIPDRFGVEVAMTVEVLRKGFTIKEVDVEMTHRETERNIEGFIHRGKQFLNILFTLIILAFRR; this is encoded by the coding sequence ATGGATAATTTTAAGTCAAAGGTAGTGGCGGTAATACCTGTTTATAATGAAGAAAGCTTCATAGAAAATACAATAAATAATATTAGGCAAATTGATCTAATTGATGAGATAATAGTAGTAGATGATGGATCTACAGACAGAACTAAGGAAATAGTAAGTAAATTAGATGTCACATTTATAGGACTAGATAAAAACAGGGGAAAAGGTTATGCAATTAATAAAGCCATTGAATACTCAGACTTTGATTATTTAGTATTGATAGATGGGGATTTAGGAAAAACAAGTGATGAAGCCATTAAGCTAATACTTCCTGCTATAAATAAAGAGGCTGATGTTATTATCGCTAGATTTCAGAAAGCAAAAAAAAAGGGTGGATTCGGATTAGTAAAAAAATTAGCTAATAATGGAGTTTACTATTACACAGGGGAAAAAATAACTTCTACTCTTTCAGGGCAAAGAGTATATAATAGAAAGGCGATTAATAGTATTGATTATATACCAGATAGATTTGGCGTAGAAGTAGCTATGACAGTAGAAGTATTGAGGAAAGGCTTTACCATCAAAGAAGTAGATGTGGAAATGACTCATAGGGAAACAGAAAGAAATATAGAGGGTTTTATACATAGAGGAAAACAGTTTTTAAATATACTTTTTACATTGATTATTTTAGCATTTAGAAGGTGA
- a CDS encoding copper transporter: MTNIKYYVLTVVSIFLALAIGIYIGFMFDAQDILMSQKEDIVTQLEERFDYLEEENKTVRDEIAKVTQENEQIKEFNRAIYGDVIKDKLNGVKIAIIETSEDYIYKGIGQILESAGAEVTSITTIKNNFDSNLELLKDAYEKVAGTENLDNNNIAKLAVDIVAQEIINGEDSRAIEAFKLEGLIDATGKYLIAVDYIVIAGGRKEKDDTRFDVIDKRIIDACKKSNIPIVGVEKENVQFSYIDKYKDNRISSVDNVDTIMGRVALVLAIDGRPGNYGVKPSAESLVPNLGTIIIE; this comes from the coding sequence TTGACTAATATTAAATACTATGTGTTAACGGTTGTTTCTATATTTTTAGCACTTGCTATAGGAATTTATATAGGATTTATGTTCGATGCACAAGATATTTTAATGTCTCAAAAAGAAGATATAGTAACTCAACTTGAAGAGAGATTCGATTATCTAGAAGAGGAAAATAAAACCGTAAGAGATGAAATAGCTAAGGTTACACAGGAAAATGAACAGATAAAAGAGTTTAATAGGGCGATTTATGGCGATGTAATAAAGGATAAACTAAATGGAGTCAAAATAGCAATAATAGAAACAAGTGAAGATTATATTTATAAAGGAATCGGTCAGATTTTAGAATCAGCAGGAGCCGAAGTAACATCAATAACAACAATAAAAAATAACTTTGATTCTAATTTGGAATTATTGAAAGATGCCTATGAAAAGGTAGCTGGAACTGAAAATTTAGACAACAATAATATTGCTAAACTTGCAGTAGATATAGTTGCTCAAGAGATTATCAATGGCGAAGATAGTAGAGCAATAGAAGCATTTAAACTAGAGGGACTAATTGATGCTACAGGGAAATACCTCATAGCTGTTGATTATATAGTAATTGCTGGAGGAAGAAAAGAAAAAGATGATACAAGATTTGATGTCATTGACAAGAGAATAATAGATGCTTGTAAAAAATCAAATATTCCTATTGTAGGGGTAGAAAAAGAGAATGTGCAATTTTCATATATAGATAAATATAAAGATAACAGAATATCATCGGTAGATAATGTAGATACAATTATGGGGAGAGTAGCACTTGTTTTAGCCATTGACGGCAGACCAGGAAATTATGGAGTAAAGCCTAGTGCAGAAAGCTTGGTACCAAACTTAGGCACCATCATTATTGAGTAA
- the steA gene encoding putative cytokinetic ring protein SteA has product MLIKGTVKKDKRTKNLIKRLKPGDIAIIDHKDLDEIAANSLVESKIKCVLNLNLSISGKYPNKGPSILNEYGILLLESKNKEIFDIINEGDELELNDNVIIYKNNIIGNYEELDSGKIQELLKVGYSNLEKELDKFIENTLEYAKEEKELVLEKGSMPRVKTKMANKHALVVVRGKDYKKDLLAIQNYISEMKPILIGVDGGGDALLEFGYIPDIVIGDMDSVSDKCLQLSKEIIVHAYKDGRAPGLERVNNLGLEAKIYPSAGTSEDIAFLLAYSNNVDLIVAVGTHSNMIDFLEKGRSGMASTFLVRLKVGSRLVDAKGVNMLYRSSLKIKYVIGLGIAALIPIIVLTLMFPPMKEIIRLIQIRFRILFGF; this is encoded by the coding sequence ATGTTGATAAAGGGAACAGTAAAAAAAGATAAAAGGACAAAAAATCTTATAAAAAGATTAAAGCCTGGAGATATTGCAATTATAGATCATAAAGACCTAGATGAGATTGCAGCAAATTCTCTTGTTGAGTCTAAAATAAAATGTGTATTGAATTTAAATCTATCCATTAGCGGAAAATATCCAAATAAAGGTCCTTCTATTTTAAACGAATATGGCATTTTACTGTTGGAAAGCAAAAATAAAGAGATTTTTGATATTATTAATGAGGGAGACGAATTAGAATTAAACGATAATGTAATAATTTATAAAAACAATATTATTGGAAATTATGAAGAATTAGATTCTGGAAAAATACAAGAATTGTTGAAGGTTGGCTATAGCAATTTAGAAAAGGAATTAGATAAATTTATTGAAAACACTCTCGAATATGCAAAGGAAGAAAAAGAATTAGTATTGGAAAAAGGAAGTATGCCAAGGGTCAAAACAAAAATGGCTAACAAACACGCCTTAGTAGTTGTCAGGGGAAAGGATTATAAAAAGGACTTATTAGCTATACAGAATTATATAAGTGAAATGAAGCCTATACTTATAGGAGTAGATGGAGGTGGGGATGCTCTATTAGAATTCGGATATATTCCTGATATTGTAATTGGAGATATGGACAGTGTAAGCGATAAATGTTTACAATTATCTAAGGAGATAATTGTACATGCATATAAGGATGGAAGAGCACCGGGCCTTGAAAGAGTAAATAACTTAGGCTTAGAAGCGAAGATTTATCCATCTGCTGGAACCAGTGAAGACATTGCCTTTTTGTTAGCATATTCAAATAATGTGGATTTAATAGTTGCAGTTGGAACCCATAGCAATATGATTGACTTTTTAGAAAAAGGCAGAAGTGGAATGGCAAGTACCTTTTTAGTAAGGCTAAAGGTGGGCTCAAGGCTAGTTGATGCTAAAGGGGTTAATATGCTTTATAGAAGCAGCCTTAAGATTAAATATGTTATTGGTTTAGGAATTGCAGCGTTAATACCTATTATAGTTTTAACACTTATGTTTCCACCAATGAAAGAAATAATTAGGTTAATTCAAATAAGATTTAGAATTTTATTTGGCTTCTAG
- the spo0A gene encoding sporulation transcription factor Spo0A, whose amino-acid sequence MKNEKISMLIADDNKDFCSILNDYLATQEDVEVVGIAKDGIEALELVGEKRPDVLVLDIIMPHLDGLGVLEKLHSVELEKFPKVIVLSAVGQDKITQRAINLGADYYVVKPFDFDIFMKRIRQVTGTTPAIIERRKQIEIPSSLINTANSHKSLEAKITNIIHEIGVPAHIKGYLYLREAITMVVDNVELLSAVTKELYPNIAKRFNTTPSRVERAIRHAIEVAWSRGKVDTINNLFGYTVNNDKGKPTNSEFIAMVADKLRLEQKIS is encoded by the coding sequence TTGAAAAATGAAAAAATTAGTATGTTAATTGCAGATGATAACAAGGATTTTTGCAGTATTCTTAATGATTATCTGGCAACTCAAGAGGATGTAGAGGTGGTAGGTATAGCAAAAGATGGCATAGAGGCTCTAGAGCTTGTTGGTGAAAAAAGGCCGGATGTATTAGTTCTTGACATTATAATGCCGCACTTAGATGGTTTAGGTGTATTAGAGAAGCTTCATTCTGTTGAATTAGAGAAATTTCCTAAAGTCATAGTTTTATCTGCCGTGGGACAAGATAAAATCACACAAAGAGCTATTAATCTAGGTGCTGATTATTATGTAGTTAAGCCTTTTGATTTTGACATTTTCATGAAAAGGATTAGGCAGGTAACAGGCACTACACCAGCAATTATCGAAAGAAGAAAGCAAATAGAAATTCCATCAAGCCTAATTAATACTGCAAATTCACACAAAAGCCTAGAAGCTAAAATCACCAATATTATACATGAAATTGGTGTTCCAGCACACATTAAGGGTTATCTGTATTTAAGAGAGGCTATTACTATGGTAGTAGATAATGTTGAATTATTAAGTGCTGTTACAAAAGAGCTATATCCTAACATTGCTAAAAGATTTAATACAACACCAAGCAGAGTGGAAAGAGCTATCAGACACGCAATAGAAGTTGCATGGAGCAGGGGAAAGGTTGATACTATTAACAATCTATTTGGTTATACAGTAAACAATGACAAGGGGAAACCAACTAATTCAGAGTTTATAGCTATGGTTGCTGATAAGTTGAGGTTAGAGCAGAAGATATCATAA